From the genome of Francisella tularensis subsp. tularensis:
CAGATGTTGCAGAGAGTGCAGTTGTTGGTATGCCACATGAGATTAAAGGTGAGGCTATTTATGTTTACTGTATTCTTAAAGAAGGTAAAAGTGATTCTAAAGAGGCTTTAGATGAAGTTAGAAAATCTCTGATAAAATATGTCAGACAAGAAATAGGTCCTGTTGCGACTCCAGAAGTTATCCAATTTACTCCAGAATTACCAAAAACTCGTTCAGGCAAAATTATGCGTCGAATCTTAAGAAAAATAGCTGCAAAAGATTTCGAAAATTTTGGTGATACCTCTACACTATTAAATCCAGATATAGTAGAGTATCTGATAAAAAATAGATAACTATAAAAATCATGAACTCTTCATTAACAAAAGGCTACGCAAAGATAGTTTTGGCATTGGTATTTTGGGCAAGTTTATACCATATAGCTCCTTTACCACTTAGTTATGTTGACATATATCTCGTTGGTTTTATCCGCTATGCCTTTGCATCGTTGATTTTTATTGTAGTGCATTACTATTTTACCAAGACATTTTTTCCACGGCTTAATCTTAAGCAATGGGCATATGTCATCGCTGTAGGATTTTTTGGTGTATTTTTATACAATATAACGTTTCTATGGGCGGAAAAACTAATCTCGGGTAATATTGTTGCTATTATCTATGCTTTTACTCCTTGCTTAATAACAATTTTATCTAGCTATATTTTTAATCTCAAAGTAAATCAACAAGCTAAAATTGGTATACTTGTGGCATTGCTTGGTACGATTGGTGTGGTTATGTTTTCTAATGGTGCAGCGGAATGCTTAAATGGTGTTCAGATTAACCTAGGTGAAGTATTAAGTGTCTTAGCAGTTGTATGCTTTGCAGCTTATGCAATCTTAGGTAAGTGTTGTGTTAGAGAAGGTGTACACATGATCACAATAAATACCTATGGCGCTATAGTTGGTATGATACTGTTTGCTATTATAAGTTTGTTTAAGGCTGATTTTTCTCAGTTAGCATATACCGATTTTAAATTTTGGGGAAGTATGTTTTATATAGCAGCTTTTGCGACTGTAGTAGCATATGTATGGTATTTAGGAGCTCTTGAAGAAATAGGTGTGTATAAGACAGCAGTATTTCAGAATACACTACCATTTTTAGTTATTTTTATTGGTTTTCTTTTCTATGGTGAAACTATTTCAACCTTATCTTTACTATTTGGTGGAGTAGTATTTTTAGGTGTTTATCTTACTAACGCTGCAGTTAATCGTAAGTCTGGCAATTAATTTTATAATCTATTGCGGAAATCTGCTTGATAAGGTGAGTATGTAAAACCTAGACTATCACGGTTATGCACTTTAACTAACTTAGAGTGTAATTCAGAGCTTGTTGATGTTTTTCTATGATAGTTATTCCATAAATTTTTTTCATAAGAGTCAGCGCACCCCGTTAGGATAATAGTTATATTAGATAAAATTATGATTTTTTTGAGCATGATTAGAAAATATTGTATTTCTTTTAAAAATTAAATTATTAAAATCTATTTTAACAAATAAAATAGATAATAATTAGCTATCTTTTATGGTTTTAATTGTTGTAAATACCATTTATCAAGTGAGATTACACAATTACCATATTTGATCGCTTGATAAGTACCACCTTTATAAGTTGAACTAATATCATAACAAATATTATCGCGATATTTTTTGAAATTTTTAATATCATGGTTTTGCACATCGTTTAGTTTTGTATCATAAATTTGCATTTGTGATTTTAGACACGCATTTATTTCATAAGTATTACCATCGCAAACTTTATCTGCTGCTACTAAAGTAGGTAGGATTGTTAAAGTCATAATTATGAGTTTTTTCATGATTTTTAATTGTTATAAGTTTTATATTTCTAATATATAGCTATTTGTGTCAATAAATTCATTAATTTTATTTTTTTCTGTAGTTGTTATAAAAACTTGTGATTTAAGTTGTTTGAGATAATTAAACAAAGTAAGAGTATGAATACTATCTAATTCAGAAGTTATATCATCTATTAAATAAATACATTTATTGTCATTTTCTGAATTATGAATTTCTCCCTGAGCTAATTTTAGTGCACAAATAAGTAATTTTTGTTGTCCACGTGAAAAGATATCTTGGATAGGTTTATGACTTACACTTAGAACTATATCAGCCTTATGTGGACCATGATTAGTGACTTTATATTTATTGTCATAATTAAAAGATTCTTCTAGCACTTGTGCTAGACTTTTATGTAAGTTCCAACCTCGAAAGTAATCTATATCAAGCTGTAAGTTTGGATTAAAATGCGATAATATTTCATAGATTTTAGGTTTTAATTTTGTAAAATAGGCTTGTCTTTTATAGTCAAGTATTTCAGCAAACTCACAGAGTTTTTTATCTATACTAAGTATATAGCTGTATGGATAGTTTTGTTTTAAAGCAGAATTTCTTTGTTTAACGAGAAATTTAGTTTGTTGCCATATTTTTAAAAATGTTTTATCAAGATAAAAAGCACCCCAGTCAAGCACTTTACATCTTTGTTGTGCTCCAGAGTTTATGATATTAAAACTCTCGGGATTGATCAATTGAATGGGTAAGTTTCTAGTTATTTCTGTATGGTTTTTTTGTATTTCTAAATTTAGCTTTGAGATATTATTACTATTTTTTTTGCGTGATAGCGAGATAGTAATTTCATCTGGATTATAAGCTTTAGTATAGATTATAAACTCATCAGCATTATGGTTAATAATTCTATTTAACTGTGAGCTACGAAAAGAACGACTATGTGATAAAAAATATATTGATTCAAGAATTGAGGTTTTACCTGAACCATTTTTACCAACTATAAAATTTATACTATTTTTAAAATCAAAGCTTTTAGCAGGTATATTTCTAAAATTTTGTAAGCGTAAGTTAGATATATACATTTTCTAGATAAATTCTAAGCTAGTATTATAAATTTGTTGTTTTAGTATATCAGGATTTAGTTGATAAATATTGCTTAATAACTCAAAAATCTTAGGGATATTTTCTGGAGTATTAATATTGTCAGTACTGTTATAAAGCAACATATCTGGAGAGTCTGTTTCCAAAACAATATTTTCTGGCTTAATTTTTGCTAGAGCTTGTTTAAGTTTTGCTTGTGGTTGAGAAATTATTGCGCCAATACCTAATTTAAAACCCAGATCTATATATTTCTGTGCAATATCATAATTAGCATTAAAAGCATGGATAATTCCACCGTTTTGAAATTTTAAGTCTTTAATAACTTTTATTACCTCATTATGTGATTTTACAGCATGGATAATTACTTGTTTATCAAGGTTTTTAGCTATATTAATTTGTGCTGAGAAAAACTCTAGTTGTTTGTTGAAGTTTTTAAATCTTTTATCTAGACCAATTTCACCAATAAGTTTTGTTGGATGCTTTTGGCTATATAACTCTAAATCTTTTAAATCAGTATGAATATGCTTATCAATAAATATAGGATGTAACCCAAAACATATAACAATTTTGCTAAACTCTCTATTTATTTGTATTAGCTTATCCCAATTATTTCTTTGAGTAGCAGGATTTATAAAATAGTTAACACCTAGCTTGTTACAGTTTTGTAGTATGTTTTGACGAGTTTTATCAAAAATATCAAAATCTAAGTGACAATGTGTATCAATAAACATCGATGTCTAGTTAAATTCTTTGGGTTATTAAGTTATAATATAGCTCAATATTTATGAGAATAATACTTTTTCGTCATCCTGAACTTGTTTGAGGATCTCAATATAATTGATATTTGTCGTGAGATGCTGAAATTAATTTAGCATGACATTTTAGTGTTAATGAAAATAAACATTTATCTATAAGGTTTGTAAATGAGTAAAATTACAAAAGATTTTTTATTTGAATTGGGTACTGAAGAGTTACCACCAAAAGCACTAAGAAATTTAGCCCAGTCTTTATTAGTCAGTGTTGAAAGTCAGCTAAAAGAGGCAGAAGTTAGTTTTGGTGATACTAAATGGTTCGCTTCACCAAGAAGGTTATCTTTTATAATCAAAGGTCTAGCAGAGTCTCAACAAGATGTAGTTATTGAAAAGCAAGGACCGTTGGTAAGTATTGCTTATAAGGAAGGTGAACCTACTCAAGTAGGTTTAGGTTTTGCAAAATCTTGTGGTGTTGAGCTTGATGAATTAGAAAGGGTAGCTACACCAAAAGGTGATAAGCTTTTTTATAAAACAGTACAATCTGGTCAAGCAACAGTTAATTTATTGCAAGAAATTATTACCAAAGCGCTCAAACAATTACCAATTTCAAAGATGATGCGTTGGGGCTCTTCAAGTGTTGAGTTTGTAAGACCTGTACATTGGGTATTAGCATTATATGGTAACGATGTTGTCGATATAGAAATTTTAGGACATAAAGCTGCTAATATTACATATGGACACAGATTCCATCACCCTCAAGCTATAGTAATTGATAATATTAGTGATTATATCAAGCTACTTGCTGATGCTATGGTGATTGTAGATTGGCAACAGAGCAAACAAATGTTAGTTGAACAAGCTGAAAATATTGCTAAAGAAAATGATTATCAAGTAGTTCTAGACGATGATTTAGTCGAAGAGGTTTGTGCTATAGTTGAGTACCCAAACGCAATGTTATGCAGTTTTAACAAGGATTTTCTAAGAGTTCCTCAAGAAGCGTTAATATCTGCTATGGAAGAACATCAAAAGTGTTTTGCTCTATTGGATAATCAGGGTGATTTGGTTGCTAATTTTATTACAATTTCAAATATCCAAAGTAAAAAGCCAGAACTAGTAACATCAGGTAATCAAAAGGTAATGAATGCTAGGCTAGCAGATGCGGCTTTTTTCTATGATACTGATTTGAAGACTTCTTTAGAACAGTTGTTGCCTAAGCTTGAGCATGTAACTTTCCAAAGTAAACTTGGTAATATGTATCAGAAAGCTCAAAGAATAGCTAATATAGCACAACAGTTAGCAGAACTAGGTAATTTTGATTCTCAACAAGCACATAGGGCGGGTCTTTTAGCTAAAGCTGACTTAATTTCAAATATGGTGTTTGAGTTTACAGATTTACAAGGAATTATTGGTAAATATTACGCAAAAGCTCATGGTGAAACAGATACAGTAGCCGAGGCAATAGAGCAACAATATTGGCCAAAGTATTCTGGAGCGGAGTTACCAAGAACTAATGTTGCTGCATGTGTAGCATTAGCTGAGAAATTAGATACTTTAGTAGGTATATTTGCAATTGGTCAGAAACCAACAGGAAATAAAGATCCATTTGCATTAAGAAGATCAGCTATAGGTATCTTGCGCATACTAAGAGATACAAGTGTTGATATATCTTTAGAAAAGATTATTGATATAACTTTAGAAAGTTATAAAAAAATTAATAATTTAGAGTTTAATACTGATGTAAAAACAGAAGTAATATCTTTCTGTCTAGATAGACTAAAAAACCTTTATAAAGAAGAGGGTATTGCTGTAGATATTTTTGAAGCTATTAATAATACTAATTATGATTCGATCAAAGATTTTGCTGCGAGAGTAGAAGCTGTAACTAAGTTCTACAATTCAGATAAAGCTCAGAGTCTAATAGCTTCAAATAAGCGTGTAGCTAATATTCTTAGCAAGAATGCTACAGATAAAGATTACTATTATAATATTGAACTTGCTAAAGCAGCTGCTAATGAATATGAGTTAGCACTTGCTTATAGTATCGAAGAGGTTGCTGCTGATCTTCATAAGTACCTTAATAATCGAGAATATAGTTATGCTCTAGAGCTGTTGACTTGTCTTGATAAAGTGATTAGTAAGTTTTTTGAGAATGTAATGGTAATTGATGAAGATATTAAGATAAGAGAAAATAGACTTGCTTTGCTTGTAAACCTGCATAAGATGTTCATTGGAATTGCTGATATCTCTAAATTATAGGTATATCGAAAATTACTAGATTTTATTCTAGATAGCTAGGCTATATTATGTAAAAAAATAGCCAAAGCTTATATATAGTTAATCCGAAAGATATTTGTAGAAAAAGATATTTGTAGAAATGTTATAATGTCTAATAAAAATGCCATCATATAGCCAATATTTTAGAGACATCGTAATTAATAAATATGAAGAAGGTATGACGGAGTTCGAGCTGAGTAAGTTTTTTAACATAGATAAGCGTACAGTTGTTTCATGGATAGAGTTTTATAAAAGAACCGGAGATTATAGTTCAAAGCAAGGAGTTGGTTGTGGCAGAGTCGCTAGCTTTACCGATAAAACATTGATTGAACAGTATTTGATAGATCATCCAGATGCAAGTGCATTAGATATAAAAGAAGCATTAGCCCCTGATATTCCAAGAAGTACATTTTATGATTGTCTTAATAGACTTGGTTTTAGTTTTAAAAAAAGACTCCAAAATATAAGCAAAGAAAAGAACATGAAAGGTTGGAGTATATAGAAAAACTAAAAGAAATAGCTCAAAACTTGTTATTTTATATAGATGAGATGGGGTGTGACAATAAGCTTTCTATCCTAAGAGGATGGTCACTAATTGGTGAGCCTAGTTATGGTGAGGTTTTAGCATATCAAACACAAAGAAGAAGTATTGTTGCTGGATATAATTATGCAGATAAAAAGATTATAGCTCCATTAGAGTACAGTGGATATACCAATACTGAAATTTTTAATCAATGGTTTGAGGAACACTTATGCCCATCATTAAAACCTAAAACTACTATAGTAATGGATAATGCTAGTTTCCATAAATCCTCTAAGCTGATTGAAATAGCCAATAAATTTGATGTACAAATATTATATCTACCTCCGTATTCTCCAGATTTAAATCCTATTGAAAAGGTTTGGGCTAACTTTAAAAAAATATTTAGAAAAGTGAATAATAGTTTTGAAAAATTTTGTGATGCTATCTCTTATGTGTTTAACAAAATACTCTCGGATTAACTATAAACCAAGATAAATCAATATAGCTACTTTATAGGAAGTTAGCTTTAATTACTTAAAAAGAATGGTAAATTTACATATAAATTATTCTATATACTAAGGTGTATGTTTTACATTTAAATTTCGGTAATATTAGATTTTAGTATAAAAAGGAAATAGTTGAATAATACCGCCTTTTTATACTCATTATTTTTTTTAAAGCCAAGCTTGATCTGAATTAATAGTTATTGTATGAAAAATTGAAATTTCAGTAATTCGTTTAGAAAATGCTTTATTTCTTTCAAATTCTTTTAATACCTCTGGACCAATTTGCATTGCTAAATATGCATAAGGATACCCACAATGATACATGGATTGGTTAACACCTCCATAATCTTTTAATATTTGTAGTTTATATCCATTTGGATCTTTTCCATGTCTTCTTAGATCTTTATCTTTTTCAATATAACTATTAGACATAAAATAGTCAAAAACATTTTTTAAATAGCTTTTCTCAGTAAATAATATTCTTTTCATCTTCTCTATATTGTCTATTAGCTCTCGACCAGTTTGTTGTTTATATATAGTGTCTAAAGATAGTTTAAGTATTTCCACGCATCCTTGAGCACCAGAATTAGCAACTAAAACACTATTGCCAGCTATATTATGAAAAGAATATAAACTAAATTTACAATTTGCACAGATATTATATTGATTAGGATTTTTAGAATATTTAATATTATACTTTATATGTTGACCTTTAAATGTATTATCACAATCTATATAAATACCACCTTCTTTATATAGGATAACTAATCTTAATATATCACTTAGTGTTGCTAAATTGCCTAACTTATATAGTACTTCTAGGCTGTATTTATTATATCTATCTGAATAATTAGGATATTCGAACATAAAAGTTTCCAAGAGAGTCTTCATCTGAATAAGTGTTAAATAATTACTTAGATTGATTTGACACCAATTCTCTAATTCAAAAATTTGTTTAAATTCTAGTCTATTGGTAATTTTATTTATTTGTAAATGACTATATCCTCCTATTTTATCTAAAAATTTCAATCTAGTTTCTTCTGGTCTATCTGTCCATATATTAATGTAATGATCCGATTGGGATAGTAAGTAAAAAATATTATTTATATATTTATCTGGGATTAATGATCCCATCCATATGTAGTGTACTTTATTTAAATACATTTTAAATAAATTTTTATATAAATATTTAATAAGTATATATTATTTAAGTGGTAAAATCATCTAGGTTCTAGCATAAGAAAGTATAAATTGAATTGAAAAGTAGCGAAACCACTTTGTTTAAAAGTTGAAAAGCATCAAATAATAAATATTTAGGATAATGAATATCATATAAAAGAAGTATTTCAGTATAGATAGCAATGATGAAAATAAGTTGAGATTACTTATAAAAACTGTATTCTATTTTTTACGTGCAGGCTGTCAATGGAGAATGTTACCATTTTATTATGGTAAATATAGATCAATACATAAGCGTTTTAAAGATTGATGTGATAAAGATATATTTTCTAGATTATTTAAATCAGTACAAAACCCTGATTTACAAGAAGTCATGCTTGATTCAACAATAGCAAGAGCACATGCTTGTGCTACGGGATATGATAAAGATGATAACCAAGCAATTGGTAGATCAGTTGGTGGGATAACCACTAAAATCCATGCTATGACTGATGCTTTAGGTAATCCAATAGAAATATTGTTGTCAGAGGATAAAACTCATGATAGTAAAGTAGCTATAGATTTACTAAAAAATGTATATAATACAAAAGTTATCGCTGATAGAGCATATCATTCTAATGAAATCAGGCAGCATATTCAAGGTATATCCTCTGAAGCTGTTATCCCTTGTAAATCAAATACTCTAAACCATATACCTTTTGATAGTCATGTATATAAAGGCGGTATTATTCAACTATTTCCTTTTTATACTAAAATCTAATATTACCGAAATTTAAATGTAAAACATACACCTTAGTATATAGAATAATTTATATGTAAATTTACCATTCTTTTTAAGTAATTAAAGCTAACTTCCTATAAAGTAGCTATATTGATTTATCTTGGTTTATAGTTAATCCGAGAGTATTTTGTTAAACACATAAGAGATAGCATCACAAAATTTTTCAAAACTATTATTCACTTTTCTAAATATTTTTTTAAAGTTAGCCCAAACCTTTTCAATAGGATTTAAATCTGGAGAATACGGAGGTAGATATAATATTTGTACATCAAATTTATTGGCTATTTCAATCAGCTTAGAGGATTTATGGAAACTAGCATTATCCATTACTATAGTAGTTTTAGGTTTTAATGATGGGCATAAGTGTTCCTCAAACCATTGATTAAAAATTTCAGTATTGGTATATCCACTGTACTCTAATGGAGCTATAATCTTTTTATCTGCATAATTATATCCAGCAACAATACTTCTTCTTTGTGTTTGATATGCTAAAACCTCACCATAACTAGGCTCACCAATTAGTGACCATCCTCTTAGGATAGAAAGCTTATTGTCACACCCCATCTCATCTATATAAAATAACAAGTTTTGAGCTATTTCTTTTAGTTTTTCTATATACTCCAACCTTTCATGTTCTTTTCTTTGCTTATATTTTGGAGTCTTTTTTTAAAACTAAAACCAAGTCTATTAAGACAATCATAAAATGTACTTCTTGGAATATCAGGGGCTAATGCTTCTTTTATATCTAATGCACTTGCATCTGGATGATCTATCAAATACTGTTCAATCAATGTTTTATCGGTAAAGCTAGCGACTCTGCCACAACCAACTCCTTGCTTTGAACTATAATCTCCGGTTCTTTTATAAAACTCTATCCATGAAACAACTGTACGCTTATCTATGTTAAAAAACTTACTCAGCTCGAACTCCGTCATACCTTCTTCATATTTATTAATTACGATGTCTCTAAAATATTGGCTATATGATGGCATTTTTATTAGACATTATAACATTTCTACAAATATCTTTTTCTACAAATATCTTTCGGATTAACTATATCTAACTCGGGACTAGATTATGATTCAATAGCATTCTCTAAATTGTTTACTAGTAACATTCTCCATTTAGTAATAGGAAGTCCTAATAGTTGGGAGATTTTTGATATATCTGGATTTATCGATTCCATAAAGT
Proteins encoded in this window:
- a CDS encoding IS630 family transposase (programmed frameshift) translates to MPSYSQYFRDIVINKYEEGMTEFELSKFFNIDKRTVVSWIEFYKRTGDYSSKQGVGCGRVASFTDKTLIEQYLIDHPDASALDIKEALAPDIPRSTFYDCLNRLGFSFKKKTPKYKQRKEHERLEYIEKLKEIAQNLLFYIDEMGCDNKLSILRGWSLIGEPSYGEVLAYQTQRRSIVAGYNYADKKIIAPLEYSGYTNTEIFNQWFEEHLCPSLKPKTTIVMDNASFHKSSKLIEIANKFDVQILYLPPYSPDLNPIEKVWANFKKIFRKVNNSFEKFCDAISYVFNKILSD
- the glyS gene encoding glycine--tRNA ligase subunit beta encodes the protein MSKITKDFLFELGTEELPPKALRNLAQSLLVSVESQLKEAEVSFGDTKWFASPRRLSFIIKGLAESQQDVVIEKQGPLVSIAYKEGEPTQVGLGFAKSCGVELDELERVATPKGDKLFYKTVQSGQATVNLLQEIITKALKQLPISKMMRWGSSSVEFVRPVHWVLALYGNDVVDIEILGHKAANITYGHRFHHPQAIVIDNISDYIKLLADAMVIVDWQQSKQMLVEQAENIAKENDYQVVLDDDLVEEVCAIVEYPNAMLCSFNKDFLRVPQEALISAMEEHQKCFALLDNQGDLVANFITISNIQSKKPELVTSGNQKVMNARLADAAFFYDTDLKTSLEQLLPKLEHVTFQSKLGNMYQKAQRIANIAQQLAELGNFDSQQAHRAGLLAKADLISNMVFEFTDLQGIIGKYYAKAHGETDTVAEAIEQQYWPKYSGAELPRTNVAACVALAEKLDTLVGIFAIGQKPTGNKDPFALRRSAIGILRILRDTSVDISLEKIIDITLESYKKINNLEFNTDVKTEVISFCLDRLKNLYKEEGIAVDIFEAINNTNYDSIKDFAARVEAVTKFYNSDKAQSLIASNKRVANILSKNATDKDYYYNIELAKAAANEYELALAYSIEEVAADLHKYLNNREYSYALELLTCLDKVISKFFENVMVIDEDIKIRENRLALLVNLHKMFIGIADISKL
- the recF gene encoding DNA replication/repair protein RecF (All proteins in this family for which functions are known are DNA-binding proteins that assist the filamentation of RecA onto DNA for the initiation of recombination or recombinational repair.), with the protein product MYISNLRLQNFRNIPAKSFDFKNSINFIVGKNGSGKTSILESIYFLSHSRSFRSSQLNRIINHNADEFIIYTKAYNPDEITISLSRKKNSNNISKLNLEIQKNHTEITRNLPIQLINPESFNIINSGAQQRCKVLDWGAFYLDKTFLKIWQQTKFLVKQRNSALKQNYPYSYILSIDKKLCEFAEILDYKRQAYFTKLKPKIYEILSHFNPNLQLDIDYFRGWNLHKSLAQVLEESFNYDNKYKVTNHGPHKADIVLSVSHKPIQDIFSRGQQKLLICALKLAQGEIHNSENDNKCIYLIDDITSELDSIHTLTLFNYLKQLKSQVFITTTEKNKINEFIDTNSYILEI
- a CDS encoding TatD family hydrolase; the encoded protein is MFIDTHCHLDFDIFDKTRQNILQNCNKLGVNYFINPATQRNNWDKLIQINREFSKIVICFGLHPIFIDKHIHTDLKDLELYSQKHPTKLIGEIGLDKRFKNFNKQLEFFSAQINIAKNLDKQVIIHAVKSHNEVIKVIKDLKFQNGGIIHAFNANYDIAQKYIDLGFKLGIGAIISQPQAKLKQALAKIKPENIVLETDSPDMLLYNSTDNINTPENIPKIFELLSNIYQLNPDILKQQIYNTSLEFI
- a CDS encoding lysozyme inhibitor LprI family protein; this translates as MKKLIIMTLTILPTLVAADKVCDGNTYEINACLKSQMQIYDTKLNDVQNHDIKNFKKYRDNICYDISSTYKGGTYQAIKYGNCVISLDKWYLQQLKP
- a CDS encoding DMT family transporter, whose translation is MNSSLTKGYAKIVLALVFWASLYHIAPLPLSYVDIYLVGFIRYAFASLIFIVVHYYFTKTFFPRLNLKQWAYVIAVGFFGVFLYNITFLWAEKLISGNIVAIIYAFTPCLITILSSYIFNLKVNQQAKIGILVALLGTIGVVMFSNGAAECLNGVQINLGEVLSVLAVVCFAAYAILGKCCVREGVHMITINTYGAIVGMILFAIISLFKADFSQLAYTDFKFWGSMFYIAAFATVVAYVWYLGALEEIGVYKTAVFQNTLPFLVIFIGFLFYGETISTLSLLFGGVVFLGVYLTNAAVNRKSGN
- a CDS encoding glycosyltransferase, whose translation is MYLNKVHYIWMGSLIPDKYINNIFYLLSQSDHYINIWTDRPEETRLKFLDKIGGYSHLQINKITNRLEFKQIFELENWCQINLSNYLTLIQMKTLLETFMFEYPNYSDRYNKYSLEVLYKLGNLATLSDILRLVILYKEGGIYIDCDNTFKGQHIKYNIKYSKNPNQYNICANCKFSLYSFHNIAGNSVLVANSGAQGCVEILKLSLDTIYKQQTGRELIDNIEKMKRILFTEKSYLKNVFDYFMSNSYIEKDKDLRRHGKDPNGYKLQILKDYGGVNQSMYHCGYPYAYLAMQIGPEVLKEFERNKAFSKRITEISIFHTITINSDQAWL